From a single Nothobranchius furzeri strain GRZ-AD chromosome 9, NfurGRZ-RIMD1, whole genome shotgun sequence genomic region:
- the LOC139071834 gene encoding uncharacterized protein isoform X3 produces MINYCLTRFSSGFAPVLEPSGYSPVRCPDTDSALPSRSPPSSRSLSATSSSSSSSVYASTWNLQFTSGYHPGSTPLHFHPELSHFAACWFTLRWIISAPSVLLIIKK; encoded by the exons actcgcttctcctccggattcgctcccGTCTTGGAACCATCAGGATACTCACCGGTTCGCTGCCCGGATACCGACTCCGCTCtgccgtcccgctctccaccgtcctcacgctccctctccgctacctcatcctcatcctcctcatcagTCTACGCTTCCACCTGGAATTTACAATTcacctctggatatcaccccggctcaactCCCCTCCACTTTCACCCCGAACTTTCGCATT TTGCCGCTTGCTGGTTTACCCTCCGCTGGATCATcagtgcgccctcagttctcctcatcattaagaaataa